AAGCGGTATTGCAGCAAGTATCATCGTTTAGAGTATTGGTTAGAACGCAAACCTAACTCATTTTGCATCACTGAGTTTATTAAATAAGCTTAAACGGCAGCGTGATCAAATGCGGATTCGTCGAAGCAAAAGCAGGTTTCGTCCGTAATTATCTCCTTTATGAGATATTCGTTAATGGAAACAAAAAAACGGGCTTCCTCTATGGGTAAACATGAGGATTAGCCCGTATAACCCCATCTAACGGATGTTCAAGGATTTGTTTACGATAACAAGGGCAAGGAGAAGCAAAGCACATCCTGTTAAGACTGCGATAATTTCTCCTTCTTTTCCGTTAGCCCTCGCGCATAGACAATTATTGCCTATACAACCGCAGGTGGTTATCATATAAGCAAATATACCGAAAAAACATACAAAATCTCATAAGGGGGATAATTACGGTTTCGTCGAATAAAGGGCCGGGCTGGTTGACAATGAACGAGCTAATTTGTTACTTAGTAACTCCTTAAGCTCTTTCCCTTCTAAACGAAACTCACTAAATGAAGAAACTTTACTCAGTTTTTCTGGCCATTCTTTGCGGAACTACAGGATTCTCTCAGGTACCTAATCACAACGTTACCCTTGCGAACAATTATGTTTACACCGGGCAATCGCTGTCTAACATCTGGTACTATGTGGATGAGTTAGGTAATGAATACGCGCTGGTGGGAGCGCAGAATGGTATCGCCATCCTCAATGTTACCAATCCACTTGCTCCGGTTCCGGTATGCCAGCTTTCCGGACCTTCTTCCACCTGGAGAGAAATAAAAACAGTAGGAAATTATGCGTATGTAACCACTGAAAGCGGAAGTGTAGGTTTGCAGATCGTGGATTTAAATCCTTTGCCTGCTGCACCTACTGTCTCGGATGTGTATTACTGGACCCCCACGATCAACAGTCAAACCCTCAGTACTATTCACGCATTGCATGCAGAAGCGGGACGACTCTATCTTTATGGAAGTAACATCGGTGCAAAAGGAGTGATCATCGCTGATGTTTCCGGTACTCCCACTGTTCCAGTCTATCTCGGGATGTGGAATGTAAACTATGTTCACGACGGATATGTACGCAACAATAAATGTTATGCCGGACACATTTATGCCGGCCAGTTCTCTATCATGGATGTATCTAACCCCGCCAGCATCCCTACTGCCGTTCCTACTCAAACTACTCCCGGTGCTTTTACACACAATACCTGGCTTGCGACCCAGAATGATGATACATTGTATACAACGGATGAGGTGAATAATTCCTATCTCACTTCTTATGATATTTCCAACCCTGGTAATATCAAAGAACTGGACCGTGTACAGTC
This is a stretch of genomic DNA from Bacteroidia bacterium. It encodes these proteins:
- a CDS encoding choice-of-anchor B family protein produces the protein MKKLYSVFLAILCGTTGFSQVPNHNVTLANNYVYTGQSLSNIWYYVDELGNEYALVGAQNGIAILNVTNPLAPVPVCQLSGPSSTWREIKTVGNYAYVTTESGSVGLQIVDLNPLPAAPTVSDVYYWTPTINSQTLSTIHALHAEAGRLYLYGSNIGAKGVIIADVSGTPTVPVYLGMWNVNYVHDGYVRNNKCYAGHIYAGQFSIMDVSNPASIPTAVPTQTTPGAFTHNTWLATQNDDTLYTTDEVNNSYLTSYDISNPGNIKELDRVQSQNAGGGSIVHNTHIIRKNNNDFAVTSWYKDGIVITDCGRPWNLINVAWYDTYTQGSGSGFNGCWGVCPFLPSGTIVASDMANGVFVLTPTYQRACYLEGTITDFVTGLPINGASVVINTISVNTTSISSGFYATGYHLSGNYTATYSKTGYFPQTVNVVLSNGVVTIQDIQLVPLNVGLSDTPSESDKISVTPNPFSGNASLYYDFHQGFTGGDILVKDLLGRTLLTYNVSDPTGAVVLDANLSPGTYLVHAFEHRHPIGKTVKFIKLN